In Setaria italica strain Yugu1 chromosome IX, Setaria_italica_v2.0, whole genome shotgun sequence, the genomic stretch TTTATGATCGGATTCGTCACTCCTGCCAGCTTCTCCTGACATGGCatgttcaaaataaaaaaagtagaATTATATATAAAAAGGAATCCACAATGGCGAACTTTCATCCGATTCCTTTTTCTGTGAATTTATCCTGTGTTCTTGAACGTTTCTCTCTTTTTACCAAGTGGACATCTAGAGTGTTTTTTTAGTTCATAATATAACGCTACATATTTTCAGTATCAAATTAAATATGCTTGTTTATCTGAGTTCAATGTCCTTTATGAAAACCTGAACAAAActttagttcaaaaaaaaaaaccctgagcACAAGCCCAAATGCGACCTTGGGCCAGGCCGGCAAACAGCTTTGCCGTCGATCCGACTGAATCCGAGAGGATTATTTTTCCACGGATATTTCTGCATTGGACTTGGACACTGGCTGGAAAGCGTCGCCGCCAAACTCGCTGCCACGTCGGTCCAATCCAAATCCAGCACCTCTCTCCGGCTCCGCTCCGCATCGCACCCTATCCTCCTTCGGTCCTTCCCATTCCCAGTCCCCACCACTCCCCCTCTCCCACCTCCGACCACCGCACCGGCGAACTCGGCGGCGCCGCAAGCCAAGCTGGGGATGGCCGGCGCGCTCGCGAGCTCGCCGCTCGTTCACCTAACCacctcccgcctccgcctccccagGCCCCGGGCCTCCGTGCCCAGTCCCGCTCCAGGCTGCTCGCGAGGCGTGTGCTCGGGGTGGAGGCTGACGGTGGGGTGGAGGGCCGCGAGGCGGTGCGACAGGCTTCGGTGCTTCTCCAacgacgggggcggcggggaggagggggagaagcggaccgaggaggaggcctcggcggcggcggccccagCGGAGGAGCTGGGGTCCGAGCGGAGCCGGTCGGGGAGCTTTTCTTCATCATCCTCGTCGTCCGGGGTAAGGTGCTACGGTGTATTTAGGCATACTCTTCTCAAATGCACGCACGATCAACCTTTGGAATGCAATGACGGAACACTCAGGGTTGCTCTTTGAATAGTTTTTTTGGGAGGCATTAAGCATTTCGATGGGGGTAATGGAGTGAGACTGCGGGAGAGGTAACCGTGGGCGTTGGGTTAGCTGGCGATCGAGCGCCTTCTAATTGATGTGGAGTTTCGTGTGGGTTTGGCATTGTATTGATCAGTCGTATGTCTTGCCCATTTACTGGCTGGAGCTTTCGTGAATTAGGACGGGAGCCTAAGTATTATTTATCATCTGCTCATTGTTGATTGTCAAATGGAATTCTAATATATCTGTACTAGTGGCTGATTAGTTGTATATTTTGGAAACTTGGAGAAAATAATAGTGCTAGTATATAATGTGTGATGTACCAGAAATAGTAACTCAGGGCTAACCTAGACGACTCGCTAGGTGTGCATGGGCTCATCCTGCAGAGGGGTTGGTCTTGAGAGAAGGTTGGGCCCCGGTATGCTGCAGGAGTTTAATGGATCCTTAGAGTGCAGTGAGCTAGTTTCTTCATTTGATATTGAATGTTTGGCATTTAGTTGTGACAACGTATAACTGTGGGAAGGAACCACAATATGCTGGCTCTGGTGGTCGATGATCGCAGTATACTTATCTAGTGAAAATTATTCTGTGACTTAATGTTGAGTTGGTGGATGAAATTGTACCCAAACATTGAATCTCGCTATGTACCATAACAGTGTATCTGTGGTTTACGTGTTGTTTGCTGCAATGTCCAATGAGTATCAGTGTGATTATGTTGAGTTAATCCGGTTGTATCTTAGATGTATCATTCATTTTGTCACCATCTTCAACATGTTCAGTTGAAATGAAaatcaccttttcttttttttttccttttgaaaaaCCATGATTGGGTTacttctttgtctctttggTTTTGCCTTATATGCCACTTTCCTTATAACTCATAGATAGTAATATTATGCACATGGATACTACTTTTTCTCAAACATGTTCTGCTACTTTACTTTGATCAGACTCCTGGTGTGTCAAGCGAGCCATCACTGTTGAGTTTCAGTGTTGATAATATCGATACAGTTAAACTGTTGGAACTTCTAGGCCCTGAAAAGGTTGATCTAGCTGATGTCAAGGCAATTAAGGAAAACCTCTTTGGCTACACAACATTCTGGTTGACAAAAGAAGAACCTTTTGGTGATCTTGGTGAAGGAGTTCTTTTCATTGGGAATCTCCGCGGGAAGAGAGAGGAAATCTTTGCAAAACTTCAACGACAACTACGTGAACTTACTGGTGACAAATACAATCTTTTTATGGTGGAGGAACCAAATTCAGAAGGGGACGACCCACGTGGGGGACCGCGTGTTAGTTTTGGTTTGCTTAGGAAGGAAGTTTCTGAGCCTGGACCAACTACCCTATGGCAATACGTCATTTCACtattacttttccttctcactaTGTTCTCCTGCGTTGAGCTAGGAATTGCATCAAAGGTATGTTTATCTTACTCTTTACCTGTTATATTTCACTGTATCTTAATACCCACCAATCTTAAGTGCTTATTCACTTTAAACTTTGTGCAGATTAGCAGTCTTCCACCAGAAATTGTTTCATATTTCACTGATCCAAATGCTACCGGACCCCCTCCCGATATGCAGCTTTTGCTTCCATTTGTGGAATCGGCTTTGCCAGTGGCTTATGGTGTCTTGGCTATCCAAATATTTCATGTAATTTATGCACTAAATATGTTAAGCATTTATTTGTCCATTAGTTTCTATTTGTTTTTTAGTTCCTTTTAACCTGTGAAGAAGTTATCCAAACAGTATATTACGTTTTAGGTTTTAGGTCAGTTCAATGTACCTTATGTGCTCCAATCTGCCATTAAAACTTAAAATTGTTTGTGGAGTTTTTCTTGCATTAATGAATTGGCTTTATTCAGAATTATTATTCAATTAGTTCGAATGTTGAAAGCATTCTTGCTTAGAAGTATTTATATAAATCTCAAAACTGATTCAATGTTTAACTTGGTCTTATGATGATAATGTGAAGCAAACTATCAAACCATTAACCTATTTGTGAATAAATTGAACTTTGGCCTGAGCATCCTTTAATCTTATGAAAATGTACATGGTGTTAGAACTGCCTTTACATGTAACCTCTTCTTTTGGTGATGGAATTAACTCCACTTAATCTTTCGCCATTCTGTATGCAGGAAATTGGACACTTTTTGGCAGCATTTCCAAAAAATGTTAAACTGAGCATTCCTTTCTTCATTCCGAACTTCACACTCGGCACTTTTGGTGCAATTACTCAGGTTAGTCTTTCTAAAAGGATCTAAAATCAACAGGAGTTTATAGGACTTGAATGTGCATGTTGTTGCCTTCTTATGTGTAGATATTGATAAGTTGCATGCCATGATAGTCAATATCTTGATAAGGCAGTGTACTTTAATGCTTTCTTCTGTATTATCTGATTTAACAGTGACGAACCTACGGCCTACAAATGTAATaacatagtatatctattttttggaaatatCTCTGGTTGACTTTATATCCAACTGAATAAAATTAAATGTATTGAAATGATGCCTACTGTCATCATTTGCCAAAGGTGCACATTGTAATTTCATTGCCAAGATAGTGATCAGTCTTTTCTGGCACAATCAATTCCAGTTTTATGTACATTTCTGAGTGTGCATTGAACAGAAGACTGGTATGTGGTGCATACTTTTTTCCTTGgatattttcttattttcattATTACTCCTGTAGTTCAAGTCCATTCTGCCGGATAAGAAGACAATGTTTGACATATCAATGGCTGGTCCTGTGGCTGGAGCTGCACTTTCCTTTTCAATGTTCTTTGTAGGCTTGTTACTCTCTTCAAATCCTGTTGGGGCAAGTGATTTAGTTGAAGTACCTAGCCAGTTATTCCAGGGTTCCTTGCTGCTTGGGCTTATTAGCAGAGCAACACTTGGATACAGGTATCTGGTACTGGACATTTGAATTAATTCGTTTTCAATCTAATCTAGTCATAAGGTTTTGTTTTTTCCCAGTTCTCTTTGTCATGCCTGCAGCTTTTGCATGAATCACTTGTTATTGGGGACCTATAGGTGTCATTTCAGAACACATGGAAAGTCTCACCATGTCCCTTACCTCTCTCTCACCAGATCAGTTCAAGAGGAAATCAATCAGGCACCAACTTACACATATCTTATGAATTATAGACCATCATTGTGGATTATATGTATATGCTCCACCAACTTAGATACAAGTGGCACTTGTTCTATCACAATTCCTGTATTATAATCTATGAGCACATTAGTCTGACCATGATCTATGAGCACTTGGTTTATTCTGTCTCTACAAAAGTCGGAAAGGGATTGTTTGTTTCTAATGAACTTATATTTACTTACAGAGCTATGCATGCTGCTACGGTTTCGATCCATCCTCTTGTGATTGCAGGCTGGTAAAATCACTAAACTCTCGAACCCTTGCGGCCAAATACGTGTTAGTTTTCTTattcttgttgcaatttttttagGTGTGGTTTAACTACAAGTGCATTTAATATGCTTCCTGTTGGATGTCTTGATGGTGGAAGAGCATTACAGGTAAACATTCCTGCAAATTTTGATTAAATTAAGTCCCACAACCATACTGTAACAGATGTTGAGATGGTCCTCACTCAGCTAGTCAGTTGCCGTTCCTATAGATGCTGAACACTGTTTTCTGGGCATGCTTTTCTTCAACTTGTGATGATAAGTTTCTAAACAGTAAATAATGTGGCTTGCAATTCCATAACAAAACCAAACAACTGTAGACTAATGTCTAATCATACTTGTCTGCTGTCACAAATACATTTTGTACCTTTTAGTTGCTTGTGTATTCAAAAGCTCATTAGTGCAGTTATGTTAGGGTATTTGCATACGCTTTTCGTGTGCAACTCTGCTATAACATGTTATCTGTCATGACAGTCTCTAGTAGTTATTTGGATTGTAGTGTCACCAAAACAATTGTGTAACCAAAATCTCATCCCATTGTTCCTTCAAAAATATATTTGATGTGAGCATGAATTATTTGCTGTACGTGTTTTGTCAGCTCTGTAGGCAGCCTCCATCGAACTCTTTGGCCCTAGCCGTGGCTTGTACATAGCTCCATGATTATTTAGCAGCAAACGTTGAGCTGCTTCATCAAATTGTGTGTTTTAACTTATAAGTCCACTGCTATATTCAACAGGGGGCTTTTGGGAAGGAGGCTTTGTTTGGATTTGGCCTCACAACATACTCATTGCTTGGACTAGGAGTGGTAAGTCTACCATCTTTCACTTCGCAATTTCTAATGCAGTCATAGACAGCTTGGTTTCTGACCTCTTCGAAAGCTCTTTCATCAATCAGCCACATGCATAACCCATATGTATGGTTGTTGAATCCCTACTGGCTTTTCCCCCAAAAATTGTGTTGTATAGGAAGTCTTCTTTGAAAGACTGCTGTCTAGGAGTATTGCTTAAGTGACCTTCTTAGTACATCTGAATTCCACAGTTTGCAAGATGGTATTATTGCTTTGCTGTCTTCACTCAAGCTTCATGCATAGTAGTGCTATTTATTTTTTGACCCTTGAACATGGTTTACATTTATGTGCACCTCAGTGGTATTACATTCTAGAGAATTCAACTCTAAAGTTCCTTCTccattttttgtttctttcagcTTGGAGGACCATTATCTCTTCCTTGGGGCCTATACGTGCTAATATGTCAGGTAAGGAGGGTGACAAATTGATGTTTCAGACACAGTATACAAAAGGACAGAATTGCTGTATGGAGAAACACACTTATCTGAACCTTCTGATTTGTCTCAGAGAACACCTGAGAAACCATGCTTGAACGACGTGAGCGATGTTGGAACCTGGAGGAGGGCAGCCTTGATAGCTTCAGTGTTTCTTGTTGTATTGACTCTCATTCCATTGTGGGATGAACTTGCGGAGGACCTAGGTGTAGGGCTTGTTACTTCGTTCTGAGATACAGAGTGCTTTCCGATAGAATTAGGCCATGATGTAGCTCAATTTTGTATTGAAACGTAGCGCCAGTAGTACAAGTGTTGTAAAGGCATGTGACATTCCCCGATTAAGTGAAGTATATGATGCTTGTCGTGCAAGTGACGAAATTGCAGAGATTACCTTTGGTTTTGCCGGAATTGTAAGCCAATCGTTTGAAAACAATCGTCTGGATATGCTACAACTACAACGTGCTACGATTTTGAACACGAAGTGTGCCAACAAATTTTGTGGCAAACAATTGATGTTCCGGTCTCGTGCATTTTACAATATGACGTTGTATTGCTGTAAACTAATTTGAAATTAGGAAAGGGTAACATGATTTTTAACAGATGCCGTCCTAGTATTCTGACGTTTGGTGGTCAAATTTGAAACACGAGCGGGCCCACACGACAGGTAGACCATTCCAaactcctcttcccctcctgcAAGCGCAATGCCTCCAACCTGGCAACTCTCTTCCACCCGACCACCCCCCTCTCATCTCTCCCGTGGTGTACAATACAGCATTCGCGTACCCAACTCCCAACCAAATCCCCCAATCCCGAACGCCACCACCCGTCCCCTTCCGgacctcgccgacgccgaggagcctcccactccaaaccctagcctctCGCACCCCCACCCCCAACATGGAGGACGAAGacgccggccccggcggcgggggcgaggccTCCCCACCGCACCACGCCGCGGCGTCGGGCGACCGGGCGCGGGACATGGCGGCGTCCCCGACGAGCTCGCGGTCCGTGACGCAGACGGTGAACGGGTCGCACAGGTTCGTGATCCAGGGGTACTCGCTCGCCAAGGGTATGGGCGTGGGGAGGCACATCGCCAGCGAGACCTTCACGGTGGGCGGGTACCAGTGGGCGATCTACTTCTACCCCGACGGGAAGAACCCCGAGGACAACTCCGCCTACGTCTCCGTCTTCATCGCCCTCGCGTCCGAGGGCACCGACGTGCGCGCGCTCTTCGAGCTCACGCTCCTCGACCAGAGCGGCAAGGGCAAGCACAAGGTGCACTCCCACTTCGACCGCTCCCTCGAGTCTGGGCCGTACACCCTCAAGTACCGCGGATCCATGTGGTAATGCTCTAGGAATTGATGCCTCTCCATCTCTTGCCGCCTCCTTGTGCTGAGTAATCAGCTCTTCTTAGGTTCTTAGGTTTAGACTGAGTAGCTAGATTGGTTACTGACTTACAGGGTCTCATACTCCCATTACTTTCTTAATTTTAGTTTGATTTCAAAGCAGCTGGTGGTTGTGGGGAGTTATTTTCTGTAATTAGTCTCCATGGTGTGTTGTATAGCCCCAGCCTTTTATGCTGCCTGTGAATTTGGCAATCAACGCTGCGAGACATATTGGTGATTCTATAGTACCTAGGCGTGATTCATTTGGGCTGTGAGCCTGTTCCTCTGTTGTGCTATGACTGTGACCCTGCAGATGCCTGCGATGTGTTAAACTGTTGATTACAGTCTGATTCAGCTGAGTTAAGAACTATTCACTAATGCTCAATCCATTGAACTATAACTGCTTAATCCGCTTATTCCGAAATTAGTCATGTGGCATCAAGCAAATTCCGTTTGCTGTGGCATTTGTTTGAATTCTTGTcttaataataaaaatatgaCAAATTTTCCCATGAAGAAACTGCACTGTGCTTCCTATAGACCTATCATTATTTCTGCTCCATGCTAGTGGTATTTCTGCGTGCTTGGTTATCTAATTGTCAAGAAGCCTGTTATGGAAATATGGAACATATTGTCCACTGTGGATAAATTCAGCTTTCTATTTGCTATGATGGAGTACTTTACTTAGTTTGGTTCAGCTTTCTAGTTATGGTACTTACCGAAATCTTGGAGATACCTAGCTGTTTCTCTATGCTTTGGACTGTATCAATTAGTTTCAATTTCCACATTTGTTAGAATGTATATAGTTGATCAGCCTCAGTTTGTACTAGTTAACGTACAATATGTATCTTGGAGCCAATGAATTGATGGGAATGGTTGTCTTGTCTGATACTTTTGGTTAAGGTGACTAGCATCTGTAGCTGATAATGAATTGTGGGAAGGTTTGTCTTCTCAGATACTTTTGGTTAGGGTGAGCATCTGTAACTTATATGCATACATGTGAGCTCGACAatcaggccctgtttggatcgtctaaaactaatttttagttgggactaaagtttagctggctAGGAGTGAGCCAACACTTgatgactaaagtttagctaccCTGTTTGGATCCTAGGACTAAAAGATAACTAGGAGATGCATAAaatccattttacccttgcttgtgggagaggagagaggagaaagaaaagtGGAGGGATGGGTTGGTGGGGTAAGTAAAAGTGACTTTTGCTACATGTTAGCTACTTTTAGCTCGAATTAGATGGTTTTGATGGACtaatgaactaaactttagttggggTGCACCTAAAAATTAGTTCACCTTTTAGTCCACCCGTTTGGAGCTCCTAGAACTAATTTTTAACCAACTAAAGTGTAGTTGGAGTCTCCAAACAGGACCTCAATTAAGGGGAATTTCCTGCATCCCTGTCTGCTAGAATAACTTGTGTTGGTTTGCTATTGATAGGTTTTCATCTTGTGATCTATCACAGTTAATGAGTCTTAAGGGTGACTGTGATCTGGTTGTTTGATTTTTTACTTTCTGCATTTAACCAAGTTTTATTACTAAAAAGACCCTTATTTCTTTATCCCGATTTCAATTTTCAGGGGCTATAAAAGGTTCTTTCGGCGTACTGCTCTTGAGACATCAGATTTTCTTAAAGATGATTGCTTGAAGATAAACTGTACTGTGGGTGTTGTAGTATCAACTATGGATTATTCTAGACCACACTCGATTGAGGTTCCAGAGTCTGACATAGGCTATCATTTTGGAACGCTTTTGGACAATCAGGAAGGTGTAGATGTTATTTTTAGTGTAGCAGGAGAGAAGTTTCATGCCCATAAGTTGGTATTGGCTGCCCGATCTTCCTTTTTTAGGTCTGAATTTTTCGATCATGAATCAGATGAAGAAAAGAATGAAGCTGATACGAGGAATGAAATCAAAGAGATTGTCATTGATGACATGGATCCTAAAGTGTTCAAGGTATGTTTCTATTTTTGTGCCAGTCATCTCCCAGTTCATTGTTGAACGAACTTTGGGATTTT encodes the following:
- the LOC101752817 gene encoding probable zinc metalloprotease EGY1, chloroplastic codes for the protein MAGALASSPLVHLTTSRLRLPRPRASVPSPAPGCSRGVCSGWRLTVGWRAARRCDRLRCFSNDGGGGEEGEKRTEEEASAAAAPAEELGSERSRSGSFSSSSSSSGTPGVSSEPSLLSFSVDNIDTVKLLELLGPEKVDLADVKAIKENLFGYTTFWLTKEEPFGDLGEGVLFIGNLRGKREEIFAKLQRQLRELTGDKYNLFMVEEPNSEGDDPRGGPRVSFGLLRKEVSEPGPTTLWQYVISLLLFLLTMFSCVELGIASKISSLPPEIVSYFTDPNATGPPPDMQLLLPFVESALPVAYGVLAIQIFHEIGHFLAAFPKNVKLSIPFFIPNFTLGTFGAITQFKSILPDKKTMFDISMAGPVAGAALSFSMFFVGLLLSSNPVGASDLVEVPSQLFQGSLLLGLISRATLGYRAMHAATVSIHPLVIAGWCGLTTSAFNMLPVGCLDGGRALQGAFGKEALFGFGLTTYSLLGLGVLGGPLSLPWGLYVLICQRTPEKPCLNDVSDVGTWRRAALIASVFLVVLTLIPLWDELAEDLGGYSLAKGMGVGRHIASETFTVGGYQWAIYFYPDGKNPEDNSAYVSVFIALASEGTDVRALFELTLLDQSGKGKHKVHSHFDRSLESGPYTLKYRGSMWGYKRFFRRTALETSDFLKDDCLKINCTVGVVVSTMDYSRPHSIEVPESDIGYHFGTLLDNQEGVDVIFSVAGEKFHAHKLVLAARSSFFRSEFFDHESDEEKNEADTRNEIKEIVIDDMDPKVFKAVLHFIYRDNLVNDDELSASSSHGSVFDTLAGKLMAAADKYELPRLRLLCESYLCKHISVNSVSTTLALADRHHAMELKSVCLKFAAENLSAVIRSEGYDYLKDNCPALQSEILRTLAGCEEQCSSGGKSQSVWAQLSDGGDTSGRRVRPRV